In Sulfurospirillum tamanense, the genomic stretch CGAAGCGGCACCTTCTAAAACCTGCTTGCTTTATGGTGGTGAACCCACCGTGACCCTCACAGGCGATGGCCAAGGGGGTAGAAACCAACAGGTGGTGCTTTACTTTTTAACCCACCTCACCCCAGACGCACCCGTCGCCTTGCTAAGTGGCGGTACCGATGGCGTAGATGGCAACAGCCCTGCTGCGGGGGCGTATGCGGACAAAGAGGTGCTTGGCAAGGCGCGCGCCCTTGGCCTTGATATTGACCATTTTTTGGTTACATGTAACGCGTACGCTTTTTTTACCCACACCCAAAGTACCATCACCACAGGCCCCACGGGCACCAACGTGATGGACATTCTCATCGCCCTAAAGGAGTAATCCATGGCAGATTTTTACCAAAACGGCACCATCACTACCTTGCAAAAACTCGGAAACCGCTCCCTTGCTTCCTTGGAAGAAGAGTTGAGCCATTTTGCAAAGTACCACGGCATGGTGCTTTTACTACCCGCCCTGTATAGTGAGTTTGACACTCCTGCCATGACCACTATCTTGGAAGAGTTGCGGCACGTGACCTATTTGAAAAAAATCATCCTAGGGCTTGATTGCGCCGACGCCGCGCAATTTGCCGATGTGAAAGCGCGTATGCGTCACCTAAATGTCCCTGTGGACGTGGTGTGGAACGATGGCCCCCGTGTTCAAGCACTCTACAAAACCCTAAAACGCGAAGGCTTTCACGGACTCAATATCCCCGGAAAAGGGCGCAATGTGTGGACCATGATAGGCTACGGCATGACCGACAAAGACAATTACGCCTTCGCCTTGCACGATTGCGACATTGTCAATTACTCCCGCGAAGTGGTGGCGAGGCTCTTTTACCCCATCATCCATCCTGCACTGGATTTGGAGTTTAACAAGGGGTATTATTCTAGGGTCACAGACCGCCTTCACGGACGCGCCACACGGCTTTTTTTGACGCCTTTTATTGCCTCCATCGAAAAAACCCTCGGACCACACAGCTATTTAGAATACCTCAAAAGCTTTCGCTACATCCTCTCGGGAGAGTTCGCCTTTGTGCGCTCCTTGGCGCGAGGCATTCGCATCTCACCCACGTGGGGCTTGGAGGTAGCGACGCTGAGCGAAGTCTTTGACAACACCTCATCAAAGCGCATTTGCCAAAGCGAAATCATGGAAACCTATGAGCACAAACACCAAAGTCTAGGCTCCAAAAAAGGGGGCGGCGGCATCGTCAAAATGGCCAATGAAATCGCCCAAATCGTCTTTAGAACCCTTGCCCAAAAAGGCATGGTCTTCACCGAAGCAACCTTTCAAACCATCATCGCTTCTTATTTTCTCGAATCCCGCAATACCATCTTAAAATACAACGCCCTCTCCAAACTCAACGGCCTCACCTACGTGCGCGAAGAAGAAATCAGTGCCGTAGAAGCCTTTGAACACTCCCTCAAAGAAGCGGCACAGGTTTTTTTAAAAGACCCCATGGGTATTCCCATGCTCTCGGCGTGGATCACCGTACGCTCGGTTTTACCAGATTTTTCTGAGCAATTTGCAGAAGCCGTGCATGCAGACAATGCGCAGTAGTCCTGCGTCTTCTTCCATTTACGCGCGCCTTTTGCGCTTGTATGGCAAAACAGACTCCATCCACGCGCTTCTTGCTTGGAAAAAATGCATCGAAGATTACCGCGCGCGCGTCACGCCACAGCCCCACACGCCCAACCATCGTGATTGCATTTTGATTTGCTATGGCGATAGCGTGAGCGCCCCAGATGAAGCACCCTTGGCAAGCCTAAAAGGCTTTATGGATGCCCACTTGCGGCCCTTGTTTCAAGCAGTGCATTTGTTGCCCTTTTTTCCCTACTCTTCTGATGATGGGTTTTCCATCATCGACT encodes the following:
- a CDS encoding glycosyl transferase, coding for MADFYQNGTITTLQKLGNRSLASLEEELSHFAKYHGMVLLLPALYSEFDTPAMTTILEELRHVTYLKKIILGLDCADAAQFADVKARMRHLNVPVDVVWNDGPRVQALYKTLKREGFHGLNIPGKGRNVWTMIGYGMTDKDNYAFALHDCDIVNYSREVVARLFYPIIHPALDLEFNKGYYSRVTDRLHGRATRLFLTPFIASIEKTLGPHSYLEYLKSFRYILSGEFAFVRSLARGIRISPTWGLEVATLSEVFDNTSSKRICQSEIMETYEHKHQSLGSKKGGGGIVKMANEIAQIVFRTLAQKGMVFTEATFQTIIASYFLESRNTILKYNALSKLNGLTYVREEEISAVEAFEHSLKEAAQVFLKDPMGIPMLSAWITVRSVLPDFSEQFAEAVHADNAQ